In Dama dama isolate Ldn47 chromosome X, ASM3311817v1, whole genome shotgun sequence, one genomic interval encodes:
- the LOC133052833 gene encoding ferritin heavy chain-like, giving the protein MLPKPPSQVRQNYCPECEAAVNSHAALVFHASFQCLAVAFYLDRDDVALKHFHRFFLLCSHEHSKTAKSLMFLQNRCGGRVCFLDIRKPESQEWESGLQAMQDTLHLEKCVNQSLLDMHQLATESCDADLCHFLETGYPDQQVKFIKELEDHVSSLSNAGSPEGALAEYFFDKLTLGDGDKED; this is encoded by the coding sequence ATGCTGCCAAAACCGCCCTCACAGGTGCGTCAGAACTACTGCCCCGAGTGTGAGGCTGCGGTCAACAGCCACGCTGCCCTGGTGTTCCACGCCTCCTTCCAGTGCCTGGCCGTGGCCTTCTACCTCGACCGTGATGACGTCGCCCTGAAGCACTTCCACCGCTTCTTCCTGCTCTGCTCCCACGAGCACAGCAAGACAGCCAAGAGCCTGATGTTCCTGCAGAACCGGTGTGGGGGCCGCGTCTGCTTCCTCGACATCAGAAAGCCCGAAAGCCAAGAGTGGGAGAGCGGGCTCCAGGCCATGCAAGACACCCTGCACCTGGAGAAGTGCGTCAACCAGAGCCTGCTCGACATGCACCAGCTGGCCACCGAGAGCTGCGACGCCGACCTGTGCCACTTCCTGGAGACCGGCTACCCGGACCAGCAGGTCAAGTTCATCAAGGAGCTGGAGGACCATGTCAGCAGCCTGAGCAACGCGGGGTCCCCGGAAGGTGCCCTGGCAGAGTACTTCTTTGACAAGCTCACCCTGGGTGATGGCGACAAGGAGGACTGA